The Hymenobacter sp. GOD-10R genome includes a window with the following:
- a CDS encoding bestrophin family protein, whose amino-acid sequence MYVRNNLRPRVIWRLTWRSVVVYTIYSTVVCYLYGPLGLHSLDIPWQPVGTLGTAVAFYIGFKNNGSYDRFWEGRKLWGGIVNYSRSWAMQALEFVTSVVDAPDVQAQPASANELTERHRTLVFRHVAWVNAVRLHLRRQPELWDTDVAPFLKPEESERMRHYRNPPAQMLRQQAADLRVLREERGLLNDFQHVSMVDTIREFNNLQGACERIKNTPFPRQYAFFSYLFVQIFSLLLPVGLIGEFEKMGPGHFWLTVPFAVLVAWVFNTIEAVGHFSENPFENEMNDVPMTAICRSIEIDLREMMGETKVPPALAPVDDILY is encoded by the coding sequence ATGTACGTTCGTAATAATCTGCGCCCACGCGTCATCTGGCGATTGACTTGGCGCAGTGTGGTTGTGTATACTATTTATTCCACGGTAGTCTGCTATTTGTACGGGCCTTTAGGCCTGCATTCGCTGGATATTCCGTGGCAGCCCGTGGGTACCCTAGGTACGGCTGTGGCCTTTTATATTGGCTTCAAAAACAACGGCTCCTACGACCGTTTTTGGGAAGGCCGTAAGCTGTGGGGCGGCATTGTAAACTACAGTCGCTCGTGGGCGATGCAGGCGCTGGAGTTCGTGACTTCCGTGGTAGATGCGCCTGACGTGCAGGCGCAACCTGCCTCTGCTAATGAGCTAACGGAGCGGCACCGAACGTTGGTGTTTCGGCATGTGGCATGGGTAAATGCCGTGCGCCTACACCTGCGCCGTCAGCCCGAGCTGTGGGATACCGATGTGGCCCCTTTCCTGAAACCCGAAGAGTCAGAGCGCATGCGCCATTACCGTAATCCGCCGGCTCAAATGCTGCGGCAGCAGGCCGCCGACCTGCGTGTTCTACGCGAAGAGCGTGGTTTGCTCAATGACTTCCAGCACGTAAGCATGGTCGATACCATACGGGAGTTTAACAACCTACAGGGCGCCTGCGAGCGAATCAAGAACACGCCCTTCCCGCGGCAGTATGCCTTCTTTAGCTACTTGTTCGTGCAGATATTCTCCCTGCTACTTCCCGTAGGCCTGATTGGTGAGTTCGAGAAAATGGGTCCTGGTCACTTCTGGCTCACGGTTCCTTTTGCGGTACTGGTCGCGTGGGTGTTCAACACCATTGAGGCAGTAGGTCACTTCAGCGAAAACCCGTTTGAGAACGAGATGAATGACGTGCCCATGACAGCCATTTGCCGAAGCATTGAAATTGATTTGCGGGAAATGATGGGTGAAACCAAAGTGCCACCAGCCCTAGCGCCCGTCGACGACATATTGTATTAA
- a CDS encoding M14 family metallopeptidase — protein sequence MKSFVFQNQTIKPGTKRSMLLPVVAGTDSTVIPVSVFHGAKEGPVLGIIAGVHGYEYPPIVAAQQFAQTLDPAQLSGTVILVHIANVPSFLGRRIQYNPLDGKNLNRVFPGKADGTITERMAWLLGNDIIGRCNYVIDVHAGDAQDDLRPYAGYYNYFDTPELSEKGRQMAVALGFPYVIQFGNEPSLKNELGVYCSREAIKRGIPAVDIECGRFGMAESENVAQIKQALHNLLVHLRLETGQPLTNNQPYIIAQRTSVNSEHMGFFYPQVKAGEFIHKGRKLGYVTDLFGNRLADVLAPVNGVVLYMSSTPPISKGESLFSIGHIPVAAQP from the coding sequence GTGAAGTCCTTTGTCTTCCAAAACCAAACCATCAAACCCGGCACCAAACGTTCGATGCTGCTGCCCGTGGTAGCCGGCACCGACAGCACCGTAATTCCGGTAAGTGTGTTTCATGGAGCAAAAGAAGGACCGGTGCTCGGTATCATTGCCGGCGTGCATGGCTACGAGTATCCGCCCATTGTGGCGGCTCAGCAGTTTGCCCAAACGCTCGACCCTGCGCAGCTGAGCGGCACCGTCATTCTGGTGCACATTGCCAACGTACCTAGCTTCCTAGGTCGCCGCATTCAGTATAATCCCCTTGACGGAAAGAACCTGAACCGGGTGTTTCCGGGCAAAGCCGATGGCACCATCACCGAACGCATGGCGTGGCTGCTCGGCAACGATATAATCGGTCGCTGCAACTACGTCATCGACGTGCACGCTGGCGACGCGCAAGACGACCTGCGCCCGTACGCCGGCTACTACAACTACTTCGATACACCCGAATTATCGGAGAAAGGCCGGCAAATGGCGGTAGCGCTGGGCTTTCCCTACGTTATTCAGTTTGGTAATGAGCCTAGCTTGAAAAATGAATTGGGCGTGTATTGCTCCCGCGAGGCCATCAAGCGGGGCATTCCGGCCGTCGACATTGAGTGTGGGCGCTTTGGCATGGCCGAAAGCGAAAACGTGGCGCAGATCAAGCAAGCGCTGCACAACTTGCTCGTGCACTTACGCCTAGAAACAGGGCAGCCGCTGACGAACAACCAACCTTATATCATTGCGCAACGCACATCCGTCAATAGCGAGCATATGGGCTTTTTCTACCCCCAAGTAAAGGCCGGCGAGTTCATCCACAAAGGCCGTAAGCTAGGTTACGTGACCGATCTGTTCGGCAATCGCCTTGCCGATGTGCTTGCCCCTGTGAATGGCGTCGTCTTGTACATGAGTTCAACGCCGCCCATCAGCAAAGGCGAAAGTTTGTTCAGCATCGGCCACATTCCGGTCGCGGCGCAGCCGTAG
- a CDS encoding FUSC family protein, translated as MNSQTRNIQYFLFSQDFSDGVRITLAALLPAVLFAQLGELTTGITLSTGAVCISIIDTPGPVVHKRNGMLYGNLVIFLVALLTGFARFNAWTLGLEVLALSFLMTMLNVYGNRAASLGSAALLVMILNMEQPLTPAEVVMHSGLILAGGVWYMALGLVLFRVLPYRPAQQALGECIHAIANYLKLKAAFYRIRTDLDDDYRKLVAQQVIVSEKQDAVRELLFKTRQIVKESNATSRRLLLTFVDVMDLYEHITATYYDYEAIRNQFGHTGILEEIASLIDLIAAELDNIGFAIQANHSFRSRSNFLERLEHLKSRIDAVGEQEQGTSNLVLKKLLVNLRNLTQRLTDVLNYFNAKSETIPTRHTEVEYMRFVSHQDYDLKVLRDNLTFSSSVFRHSVRLMLASGVAFLIAKLLFSGNHSYWIVMTTVYMLKPAFSFTKERNYQRIVGTLSGGAIAGVFLLLTSDKDLHFFVMLIFMVLSYSFQRRSYVVYVTLMTPFILIMLSFLGLNYLDIAEERIKDTVVGCIIAFSAGYLLFPSWEYEQLNDYMRDVLKANISYLQKLAEGLAGKPVVLTEYKLVRKDVFVSSANLAAAFQRMLSEPKSKQRSNEDVHQFVVLNHILASNIATLTSSLMAKEPTEQLMEGIRAVRRALSVLGASLKKFDPTTKIAEPNMGEILPYSEATGRRKANLSSDERQLLEQLEFIQKVSSDIGRVTDAMLEVTTKPKQLQAVVDSELH; from the coding sequence ATGAATTCGCAAACTCGTAATATTCAGTATTTTCTTTTCAGCCAAGATTTCTCCGATGGCGTGCGTATTACGTTGGCTGCGTTGCTGCCGGCTGTGTTGTTTGCGCAGCTAGGCGAACTCACCACTGGCATTACGCTTTCCACGGGGGCTGTCTGCATCAGCATCATCGATACGCCTGGCCCGGTAGTGCACAAGCGCAACGGGATGCTGTACGGCAACTTGGTTATTTTCTTGGTGGCCTTGCTCACGGGCTTTGCGCGCTTCAATGCCTGGACTCTAGGTCTGGAAGTGCTGGCGCTCAGTTTTCTCATGACCATGCTCAACGTGTACGGTAACCGGGCCGCGTCGCTTGGGTCGGCGGCGCTGCTGGTGATGATCCTGAACATGGAGCAGCCCCTGACGCCCGCTGAAGTGGTCATGCACAGTGGGCTGATTCTGGCAGGCGGTGTGTGGTATATGGCGCTAGGGTTGGTGCTATTTCGGGTGTTGCCCTACCGGCCGGCCCAGCAAGCTTTGGGGGAGTGTATTCATGCCATTGCCAACTACCTGAAGCTCAAAGCCGCCTTCTACCGTATCCGCACCGACCTCGACGACGACTACCGCAAGCTCGTGGCGCAGCAGGTAATCGTGAGTGAGAAGCAGGATGCCGTGCGGGAACTCCTGTTCAAAACCCGCCAAATTGTAAAAGAGTCGAACGCCACTAGCCGCCGCTTGCTACTCACGTTTGTCGATGTGATGGACTTGTACGAGCACATCACGGCTACCTACTACGACTACGAAGCCATCCGCAACCAATTCGGCCACACCGGCATTCTGGAAGAAATAGCTAGCCTCATCGACCTGATTGCTGCCGAGCTGGATAATATCGGCTTTGCCATCCAGGCCAATCATTCCTTCCGTAGTCGCAGCAACTTTCTCGAGCGGCTTGAGCACCTGAAGAGCCGGATTGATGCGGTGGGAGAGCAGGAGCAAGGTACCAGCAACCTAGTGCTGAAGAAGCTGTTGGTGAACCTGCGCAACCTCACCCAGCGCCTCACTGATGTGCTGAACTACTTCAATGCCAAGTCGGAAACCATACCGACTCGGCACACGGAAGTGGAATACATGCGTTTCGTGTCGCACCAGGATTACGACCTGAAGGTACTGCGCGACAACCTGACGTTCAGTTCGTCGGTGTTTCGGCACTCGGTTCGCCTGATGCTCGCCAGTGGTGTCGCTTTCCTGATAGCCAAGTTGCTGTTCTCCGGTAACCACAGCTACTGGATTGTGATGACCACGGTGTACATGCTCAAGCCTGCATTTAGCTTCACCAAAGAGCGTAACTATCAACGTATTGTCGGTACGTTGAGCGGTGGTGCCATTGCCGGCGTGTTCCTGCTGCTCACCAGCGACAAAGACCTGCATTTCTTTGTCATGTTGATCTTCATGGTACTGTCGTACAGTTTCCAGCGGCGCAGCTACGTGGTGTACGTCACCCTCATGACGCCTTTCATCCTGATCATGCTTAGCTTCTTGGGCTTGAACTATTTAGATATAGCCGAGGAGCGGATCAAGGATACGGTTGTTGGCTGTATTATCGCCTTTTCGGCGGGCTACTTGTTGTTTCCTAGCTGGGAATACGAGCAGCTTAATGACTACATGCGCGACGTGCTGAAGGCCAACATCAGCTATTTGCAAAAGCTAGCCGAAGGCCTAGCTGGCAAACCCGTGGTGCTGACCGAGTACAAGCTCGTGCGCAAAGACGTATTTGTGAGTTCGGCCAACCTAGCAGCAGCCTTCCAACGAATGCTTTCGGAGCCGAAAAGCAAGCAGCGGAGTAACGAAGATGTGCACCAGTTTGTCGTTCTCAACCATATTCTGGCTTCCAACATTGCTACGCTCACTTCCAGCCTAATGGCCAAGGAACCAACGGAGCAGCTCATGGAAGGCATCCGCGCCGTTAGGCGGGCCTTATCAGTCCTGGGTGCGAGCCTAAAAAAGTTTGACCCTACAACTAAGATAGCCGAGCCTAATATGGGCGAGATTCTGCCATACTCTGAGGCGACTGGCCGGCGTAAAGCGAACCTCTCCTCCGATGAGCGTCAGTTGCTGGAACAGCTAGAGTTCATACAAAAAGTAAGTAGTGACATCGGGCGGGTAACGGACGCTATGTTGGAAGTGACCACCAAGCCCAAGCAACTACAAGCCGTGGTCGATAGCGAACTGCACTAG
- a CDS encoding MutS-related protein yields MPDATNFRPLSIPPADVFQENQTVHAAREQHYAGRHRIIAWLRVVAFGLSAFGIYYLFSRGELQGAFGLLFVAYLVFLLLVRWHNSVGYWREHHRLLGELNRDETARLQGQLASFDPGLRYLEATHPYAADLDVFGAHSLFQLLNRATSRLGRDWLAGWLLAPSPAVAVRERQAAVAELVPDLAWQQEWQARARHFPRQEADPRQFTTWLQQPDFFAGKGWLKILLFVLPPLAVTAVVLWLTGNGAAPLLVAVLVLGALNARFQKARAEYFEQSMAMRDALRAYHDQLALFETRTWQAPLLTRLLRGLHASENGAPASQLIGQLSRIVGLFSMRQSPAVAVLANNLLLWDFFCMWRLEGWKQRLGGKLDAMLEIGAELEALVSLAGFQFANPSYAVPKISTAALEFTAHGLGHPLIFASERISNDFSTVGMGHTAVVTGSNMSGKSTFLRSVGLNMVLALAGGPVCANQLSVSPAQVYTAMRTQDNLAESTSSFYAELKRLRLLLEISATGEPVFYMLDEILKGTNSGDRHRGARALVRQLHQRNASGLVSTHDLELADLANELPDFVVNYSFNSTIEGDEIRFDYHLTPGVCRSFNASKLMQLMGIDLDNS; encoded by the coding sequence GTGCCCGACGCCACCAATTTTCGCCCTCTCTCCATACCGCCCGCCGACGTATTTCAGGAAAACCAAACAGTGCATGCCGCACGCGAGCAGCACTACGCGGGCAGGCACCGCATTATCGCGTGGCTGCGGGTGGTGGCGTTTGGTCTGAGCGCCTTCGGCATCTATTACCTGTTTAGCCGAGGCGAGTTGCAGGGAGCTTTCGGGCTGTTGTTTGTGGCGTACCTCGTGTTCTTGTTGCTGGTTCGTTGGCATAACAGCGTGGGCTATTGGCGCGAACATCATCGCCTGCTCGGCGAGCTGAACCGCGACGAAACAGCCCGGCTGCAAGGCCAGCTAGCTTCCTTCGACCCTGGCCTGCGCTACCTCGAGGCCACCCACCCCTACGCCGCCGACCTAGATGTCTTTGGCGCGCACTCGCTGTTTCAACTCCTGAACCGGGCTACGTCGCGGCTAGGTCGCGACTGGTTGGCTGGTTGGTTGCTAGCACCTTCTCCCGCCGTAGCCGTGCGCGAACGACAAGCCGCCGTGGCTGAGTTGGTGCCCGACCTCGCTTGGCAGCAAGAGTGGCAAGCCCGCGCCCGCCATTTTCCGCGCCAGGAAGCCGACCCGCGCCAGTTCACAACGTGGCTTCAGCAGCCCGACTTTTTTGCGGGTAAAGGCTGGTTGAAAATTCTCTTGTTTGTGCTGCCGCCGCTCGCCGTGACGGCGGTTGTTTTGTGGCTGACGGGCAACGGGGCTGCGCCGCTACTGGTGGCCGTGTTGGTGCTAGGCGCTTTGAATGCACGCTTCCAAAAAGCTAGGGCTGAGTACTTTGAGCAGAGTATGGCTATGCGCGACGCACTCCGCGCCTACCACGACCAGTTGGCGCTGTTTGAAACGCGCACCTGGCAAGCGCCCTTGCTGACCCGCTTGCTGCGCGGCCTGCATGCCTCCGAAAACGGCGCGCCTGCCTCGCAGCTTATTGGGCAATTGTCGCGCATTGTGGGTTTGTTCTCGATGCGCCAAAGCCCAGCCGTTGCCGTGCTGGCTAATAACCTGCTGCTTTGGGATTTCTTCTGCATGTGGCGGCTCGAAGGTTGGAAGCAGCGCCTCGGAGGAAAGTTAGACGCCATGCTGGAAATAGGGGCGGAGCTGGAAGCACTAGTGAGCTTGGCCGGTTTCCAGTTCGCTAACCCGAGCTATGCTGTACCCAAAATCAGTACGGCGGCGCTTGAGTTTACGGCCCATGGCCTAGGTCACCCGCTTATTTTTGCCTCCGAGCGCATTAGCAACGATTTTAGCACGGTAGGCATGGGGCACACAGCCGTCGTGACGGGCTCCAACATGTCGGGTAAAAGCACATTTCTGCGCTCGGTGGGGCTGAACATGGTGCTGGCGCTGGCGGGTGGCCCCGTGTGCGCGAATCAGCTGAGCGTGAGTCCGGCCCAAGTGTACACGGCCATGCGTACCCAAGATAACCTCGCCGAAAGCACCTCTTCGTTTTACGCCGAGCTGAAGCGCTTGCGTCTGCTGCTGGAGATTTCGGCCACGGGCGAGCCTGTGTTTTATATGCTCGACGAGATTCTGAAAGGCACGAACTCCGGCGACCGGCACCGCGGCGCCCGAGCGCTGGTGCGCCAGTTGCACCAGCGCAACGCCAGTGGCCTCGTCAGCACCCACGACCTAGAGCTAGCTGACCTAGCCAACGAACTACCTGACTTTGTGGTGAACTACAGCTTCAACAGCACCATCGAGGGCGACGAAATTCGGTTCGACTACCATCTCACGCCCGGCGTATGCCGCAGCTTCAATGCCAGCAAACTCATGCAGTTGATGGGCATTGATCTAGATAATAGCTAG
- a CDS encoding carboxypeptidase-like regulatory domain-containing protein — protein sequence MKLNASPFHAVTGELLPAYRDAYLRGDLSSKNTEAVDAYIKANSRCADETLRRFYEMKNLGHDVLPVGWVQRQFDLIRTEPQRFRQRAAAMVISGALIGGAVFAGSSRPTTEANAAPAANLTTALAPTAEIEAANSMLRVSTVRGRILDEEGKPLVGATIMQKGSFYGVSTDAKGEYLLRVPANQPITLQYGYGGYTDEEVQVKGGRVENMTLVPREKEKKASKKRHWLFFN from the coding sequence ATGAAACTGAATGCCAGCCCATTCCATGCCGTAACAGGTGAACTTCTCCCAGCTTATCGCGACGCTTATCTACGCGGTGACCTTTCTAGCAAAAACACAGAAGCAGTAGACGCTTACATCAAAGCAAACAGCCGTTGTGCTGATGAGACATTGCGTCGCTTCTATGAAATGAAAAACCTAGGTCATGATGTACTACCTGTAGGGTGGGTACAACGGCAATTCGATCTGATTCGTACCGAGCCTCAACGCTTCCGTCAGCGTGCTGCAGCGATGGTGATAAGTGGTGCTCTCATTGGCGGTGCAGTGTTCGCTGGCTCTAGCCGCCCAACCACTGAAGCAAATGCAGCACCAGCTGCTAACCTGACTACTGCTCTTGCTCCAACAGCAGAAATAGAAGCAGCAAACAGTATGCTCCGTGTATCAACCGTACGTGGCCGCATTCTCGACGAAGAAGGGAAGCCGTTGGTTGGAGCCACTATCATGCAAAAAGGCAGCTTCTACGGTGTAAGCACAGATGCTAAAGGAGAATACTTGTTGCGAGTACCTGCTAACCAACCAATTACTCTGCAGTATGGTTATGGTGGCTATACTGATGAAGAAGTACAAGTAAAAGGTGGACGTGTTGAGAACATGACATTGGTACCACGTGAGAAGGAGAAAAAAGCTAGCAAAAAGCGGCATTGGTTGTTCTTCAACTAA
- a CDS encoding 7TM diverse intracellular signaling domain-containing protein, whose amino-acid sequence MPARIYVLWLLLCGLSCLRAIAQPTQHRLTDTLYLRQANSNHLSETYRYCTEPFGAPVTPEHADSLWHNGQFRAGPWHRTLNLGFTHRRVWMRLNVANTLSHQARFLWSLYNYTDSATLYWRPAGESRFVRVISASSQQPTTQRAFPARALCLPFMLAAHERGVLYLRIDHHAGALYLPTDVTTTEDFLAWEVNYPFDQHWIWLIGFYLSSALFNLMLFAFLRDRIHVWYVLYVVCTTIFLLMEDGLDSLLLPNWLYRVLWHIGQFNFMLLASACGMHIMQLFLRLRKDWPRLHRGGTWLALLVAVFVGLYTLLYPLAMRVGGAGLFALNAGREVLLLATFVYGWVALLAVARTSRRRLAAYFGLTYFFFFTGFSLFWLNHLGITNLHLLQPNALAWGLFFELLMLSVLLMGRFRHALRQNARLRIRQLRQRNALSSKLIAAQEVEREQLARELHDALGPNLAALHLAYQGPAMREAFASSPAAAAAGHHTELLLRHLRDEVRTFSHSLIPTEPGQGTLTESIATLRDLFNLYGNPTIRTYCDEGLEQLPPRVQQAAYRITAELLNNALRHARASEVLVQLLRHADVLEILVEDNGRGMPATPSGRGIGLRGVQARTDYLQGSLHIDSSEHGTSVFVRLPYKS is encoded by the coding sequence GTGCCTGCTCGCATCTACGTGTTGTGGCTCCTGCTATGCGGGCTGAGTTGCCTGCGTGCTATAGCGCAACCTACTCAGCACCGTCTGACGGACACGTTGTACCTAAGGCAGGCGAATAGCAACCACCTCTCTGAAACGTACCGCTATTGCACGGAGCCGTTTGGAGCACCCGTCACACCAGAACATGCTGATTCCTTGTGGCACAATGGGCAGTTCCGGGCAGGACCTTGGCACCGTACACTCAACCTTGGCTTTACGCATCGCCGGGTGTGGATGCGGCTGAATGTAGCCAACACCCTCTCACATCAAGCTAGGTTTCTCTGGAGCCTTTACAACTACACAGACAGTGCAACGCTCTACTGGCGACCAGCGGGCGAGAGCAGGTTTGTACGGGTGATAAGCGCTAGTTCGCAGCAACCCACTACGCAGCGCGCTTTCCCAGCCCGAGCGTTGTGCCTGCCCTTCATGTTAGCGGCTCACGAGCGAGGAGTACTGTACTTGCGCATCGACCATCACGCGGGGGCCCTATACCTCCCCACCGACGTGACTACTACGGAAGATTTTTTGGCCTGGGAAGTCAATTATCCGTTCGATCAGCATTGGATCTGGTTGATCGGGTTTTACCTAAGCAGCGCGCTATTTAACCTGATGTTATTCGCCTTTTTGCGCGACCGAATCCACGTCTGGTATGTGCTATACGTGGTCTGCACCACGATTTTTTTGCTGATGGAAGATGGGCTGGATTCCTTATTGCTGCCGAACTGGCTGTACCGCGTGCTATGGCACATTGGGCAGTTTAACTTTATGCTCCTAGCTTCGGCTTGTGGCATGCACATCATGCAGCTCTTCTTGCGCCTGCGTAAAGACTGGCCTCGTCTCCATCGCGGCGGCACCTGGTTAGCACTATTGGTAGCCGTTTTCGTGGGGCTTTATACCTTGCTTTATCCGCTGGCCATGCGCGTGGGCGGAGCGGGACTGTTCGCGTTGAATGCGGGCCGGGAGGTGCTACTGCTGGCCACTTTTGTTTATGGCTGGGTGGCATTGCTAGCTGTTGCGCGTACGTCGCGTCGTCGCTTGGCAGCTTACTTTGGCCTCACCTATTTCTTCTTCTTCACGGGCTTTTCGCTTTTTTGGCTTAACCACCTAGGTATTACAAATCTGCACCTGTTGCAGCCTAATGCCCTGGCTTGGGGTCTGTTCTTTGAGCTGCTAATGCTAAGCGTACTTCTCATGGGGCGCTTCCGCCATGCCCTACGACAGAATGCCCGCTTACGCATCCGGCAGCTCCGGCAGCGCAACGCTCTGAGTTCAAAACTAATAGCCGCGCAGGAAGTAGAACGCGAACAGCTTGCTCGCGAATTGCATGATGCCTTGGGCCCAAACCTAGCAGCGCTGCATCTGGCTTACCAAGGGCCTGCCATGCGGGAGGCCTTTGCGAGTTCGCCAGCTGCTGCTGCCGCTGGTCACCACACTGAGTTGCTGCTACGGCACCTGCGCGACGAGGTACGGACGTTCAGCCACTCGCTGATTCCTACTGAGCCGGGGCAAGGCACCCTAACGGAATCAATTGCAACACTGCGTGACTTATTCAATCTGTACGGCAATCCTACAATTCGGACGTACTGCGACGAGGGGCTGGAACAACTGCCGCCACGAGTCCAACAAGCCGCTTATCGGATTACGGCTGAGTTACTCAACAATGCACTACGTCACGCCCGGGCCTCGGAGGTGCTCGTGCAATTGCTGCGCCACGCCGATGTGCTGGAGATCTTAGTCGAAGACAACGGCCGCGGTATGCCCGCCACGCCCTCGGGCCGGGGCATTGGGCTGCGCGGGGTACAAGCGCGCACCGATTATCTGCAAGGCAGCTTACACATCGACAGTTCCGAACATGGTACTAGTGTGTTTGTACGTTTACCTTACAAATCATAA
- a CDS encoding DUF3089 domain-containing protein codes for MRPSYSFYAKLKLALVLSTGGIFSCITVIKPSRDFARYPSTASPDYAQAANWAALPERRDSVDTVPYGTTLRDQQNTAAADVFFVHPTTYYSRASWNASLQDKQVNLFTDRNVMRKQASVFNAAGRIYAPRYRQATLFSFFDEHNGNGKKALGLAYGDVKAAFQYYLAHYNQGRPIIIASHSQGTVHATQLLHDFFDNNPALRKQLVAAYLIGYHVKANEYQAIRPCQDSTQTGCYISWNAVEWGKEFAPFEGGVATNPLTWQTDTIAAPATANLGGVPQAFNRIDTHVADAKVHNGLVWIHPPTVSGYPRFLLPGQPELRASFHIADYSLFYLNLRRNAVTRVEAWRKQP; via the coding sequence ATGCGTCCTTCTTACTCATTCTACGCCAAGCTGAAGCTAGCTTTAGTGCTTTCAACTGGCGGTATCTTCTCGTGCATAACGGTCATTAAGCCGAGCCGAGATTTTGCGCGTTATCCGTCAACTGCCAGTCCTGATTATGCCCAAGCCGCTAACTGGGCCGCCTTACCCGAACGCCGCGACTCGGTTGATACTGTGCCATACGGAACCACGTTGCGCGATCAACAAAATACTGCTGCTGCTGATGTATTCTTCGTGCATCCCACTACCTACTACAGCCGCGCAAGCTGGAATGCTAGCTTACAAGACAAGCAAGTAAATCTGTTTACCGATCGGAATGTCATGCGCAAGCAAGCCAGCGTGTTCAACGCGGCAGGTCGTATCTATGCTCCACGTTACCGACAAGCCACCCTTTTTTCTTTCTTCGATGAGCATAATGGCAATGGCAAAAAAGCTTTGGGCCTAGCCTACGGTGATGTAAAAGCTGCTTTTCAGTACTACCTAGCTCACTATAATCAAGGTCGGCCCATCATTATTGCCAGTCATAGTCAAGGTACGGTGCACGCCACGCAGCTGCTCCACGATTTCTTTGATAATAATCCGGCGTTACGCAAGCAACTGGTAGCTGCCTATTTGATTGGCTACCATGTGAAGGCCAATGAATATCAAGCTATTCGCCCCTGTCAAGATTCTACCCAAACGGGGTGTTATATTAGCTGGAACGCGGTAGAGTGGGGGAAAGAGTTTGCGCCCTTCGAAGGCGGTGTAGCAACCAATCCACTTACTTGGCAAACCGATACTATCGCTGCACCTGCCACTGCAAACCTAGGTGGTGTACCGCAAGCTTTCAACCGTATTGATACGCACGTAGCAGATGCTAAGGTTCATAACGGGCTAGTCTGGATACACCCACCTACCGTGAGTGGATACCCCCGCTTTCTATTACCGGGGCAGCCTGAGTTGCGTGCCTCTTTTCATATCGCCGATTATAGCTTGTTCTACCTGAACCTGCGTCGTAATGCTGTGACGCGTGTAGAAGCTTGGCGCAAGCAGCCTTAG
- a CDS encoding response regulator transcription factor encodes MPARLLILDDHRMLTQSLALSLTEQPDLVVTAQFADGQALMSWLATAGSSPADILLLDLHLPGTDGLSLLPRLRQLHPGLRILVFSMATTPRLMEQLAAAGAVGFVPKSADMDELLAAIRRVREGKTVFPKQTRTSAAQLPVNGADPLLKLQRLSNREREIVKLVCEGLTTRDIAERLFLAELTVSTHRRNIMHKLEISNVAALVQFAIDHGL; translated from the coding sequence ATGCCTGCTCGCTTGCTCATCTTGGATGATCACCGGATGCTCACGCAGAGCCTCGCTTTATCGCTGACTGAACAGCCTGACCTAGTGGTAACGGCGCAATTTGCCGACGGCCAAGCGTTGATGTCGTGGCTTGCCACGGCCGGCAGTTCTCCCGCTGATATCTTACTGCTCGATCTGCACTTGCCCGGCACCGATGGCTTATCGTTGCTACCTAGGTTGCGGCAGCTACATCCAGGGTTGCGCATTCTAGTCTTTAGCATGGCCACTACGCCCAGGCTGATGGAGCAGTTGGCTGCTGCGGGGGCTGTGGGCTTTGTGCCCAAGTCGGCGGATATGGACGAGCTTTTAGCGGCCATCCGTCGCGTACGCGAAGGGAAGACCGTATTCCCCAAACAAACGCGCACATCGGCGGCACAGCTTCCCGTCAACGGTGCTGATCCATTGCTGAAGCTACAGCGGCTGTCGAATCGGGAGCGGGAAATTGTGAAGCTCGTTTGTGAAGGACTCACTACCCGCGACATAGCCGAACGTCTCTTTTTAGCCGAGCTCACGGTCAGCACGCACCGGCGTAACATCATGCACAAGCTAGAGATTAGCAACGTAGCCGCGCTAGTGCAGTTCGCTATCGACCACGGCTTGTAG